TATAGTCACCCCACCTCAGTGTCACCCATGTTCATGCAGGTTTACTAGAAATAGCGTCTTGCTTCCTCAAGGATCCACAACTGTTAGACACAATCGTGTGTACAGCATCCTTCTGAAAACTCTAGTCAAAACGGATTCAAAGTTGAAGAGACAAGCTCTTCACTTTGTGTCATGGtgggccccccacccccacatatgCCAACAGTGGACATTCCTGTAGCCTTGAGAAAGGCCAGTGGGAAGGTTTGGGGAAGTGGTTTAACAGAGTATTTTCCCTTTGCCCATCAGGCactagcccctccccccactgcctGTTTTATCTCTTCCTAGGGAATCAGTGACTAGATTCCAAGCACTGAAAGGTACAGTCCTATCTCCaagcctggcttcaaactcccatTTCACTTGGCCCTGAGTAACCCACCGGGAAACCTTGTGGCCACTAAGATCAGTCAGAGCTGAACTTTCCCTGTCTTCCATTCTGACAGTTTCCCCGAGACCCAGGAATCTGACAAGTCATAACTTTATCCATAACTCCCTGATcccacacaccctacacacaaaTGACGCAACAGGCTGGTCAATATGGAGGACTATTTATTGTTAGGGAAAGTCTAGGGTCCAGAAAAGGAAAGTTGGATACACacaggagggacagagggggTGGGCTGAGAGGAAGAAGGGTACGGGGGTGTCTAGATGGCAAGTCTAGACAGAAGGGGCAAGGCCCACCCTGTTATTGCCCATGTCGAAGACAGCATAGTAAGACCTGAGGAAGACATCCCCAAGGATCCAGAGGGGCTGACCACTCTCAGAGGTCACAGAGAGGCTCTCAAGACCCACCATGCAGAAGCCGTCCTCCTGTTCAACAGAAAGACAGCATTCGCCCACTTGTTTACCTGAGAACGGAACTTCAGCCCTTGAACAGTACAAAGACTATCCAAAGGGCTCATTGGACAGCTGACCCTCCACAGCAAAGactgctgagcaatctccccacccctcccctcccccacccccatcccacccccaccccctactccaGGCCTGCAGTAGGTCTTCCTGGTAGCTAAGCTTTGAAGACAGACCAACTTGGGTTCAAACCTTAGCATAACTTTTCCAAACCCACACCAAATCCTGGAAGCTCTGCCCAGAGGAACAAGAACTTACCTGGATGATGTAGGAAGAGGGTGACAGGGGGAACTGGACACCATTGAGGACAAAACTGAAGGTAGGCAGGCTACTGACGCTGTCGCAGCTCACAACATACTGCAGAGAGGAACATCTCCCTCAGAAGGGTGGCCGTCACTCCGCCACCTGAACGCTCTACAGCCTGGGCCCACACCCACAGTCTGCTTTGGACTGGAGGGCACAGCGTCAAGAGAAACCTGACTTACAAACTCTCAGCACTCGGCGGCCTTGGCACAGACAGGGAGTGATCCGAGGAGGCATCAGGAACCCACTACGCTCTCTGAGAGGTTGAACTGCTGCCCTCCCTCAGCTCGCGCCCTTTAATCTGTAGACCATGTGGCCTGTCAGCACCCGCCCAGAATCTAAGAGAATGGGCTCCATAGCAGGTAAACTCTCTGCTGGGTTTAtgactgggaggaggaggagagagcacGGGGAGGTGAGGGGGAGTGTGGATCATAGAGCTGTCCCTTGTCACTCATTTGTGTGGcccccatcttttcttttctttttttcttttttcttttttcttttttttttttttttgatttggtttttttcgagacagggtttctctgtatagccctggctgtccaggaactcactctgtagaccaggctggccttgaactcagaaatctgcctgcctctgcctcccagagtgctgggattacaggcttgtgccgacaccaccacccggctggccCCCCTCTTCTAATTATTTTCCTGTAATCTTAAAATCCAGACAGTTTTCAATCCATATTTCAAGGTGACTTTGGCTCAGAAGATATCCTTGCTTTGCTATACTAGCGGGGCCACTCCCTGCCAGCGCTTTCAGTAGCTAAAAGCCTGGAAGTCAAGGATTCAGCCATCTTTGTGTtcccaaagacacacacacacacacacagaatggccTTCCCTGAGGAAGGGAGTCCCTTCCCAGACTCACCTGTCCATACTCTCCCTCCTGGGCCCCAATGGTCTGCAGAACTTCGCTCAGGTACTCGGCAGGCATGACAAGCAGAGAGGTGCCCGTGTCTACAATGCCTTGGCAGCCGGAGGAGGAGCACCAGCCAGAGGCCTGGTCGCCAACAAGGAAGCTGAATGGTAAGAAGAGAGCGGCCTCAGTCCCTGCCTGAAGACAGTCAGAGGGGGGCTTCCCACCACAGTGGCATGGGTAGCGGCATCCTGGGGCCAAGCTGTTCTTAAGGAAGGTGAGGGGATCCCACCTCACATCACCCTAGAGTCTACTCAAGGCCATCCGGATGGCCACCGAATCTGCTTCCAAATTCTCAAGACACACTGAAAGCCAGGGAGCCTCTGGTTGTCTCAAGGATGGTGAAACACTCTGAGCTGTAGCACTGGACGATGGGGGCCTCTCGTGTCCGAGATCACACGTGCTGACTGTCCCTGTGGGGCCTCAGCCCCTCTTCTCCAAAGTGAGCTGGGCTCCCCTAGTGCTGTGACTTTGAAGGAGGTTCTTTTTCTATcccacagccccccccccaccccacacacacacacgccagcaGTGCCTGGATGGGTGATGGGCTTAGAATGTCTGAGGTACACGGTGAAACTCCCTGAGGCCTGACCAGACTCACTCGTCAATGGTAATTTGCCAGTAGAGCTCCTGAGTGACGGGAATCCAGGTGAGGTCCCCAGTGTAGAGGTTCTTGTCCACGCCCCCAAACACAATCTGTCCGCCATCAGACCCCTGCTGGCTACAGAAGACAAAGGGAAGAAGGGTAGGGGTGAATGGAAAAATAATGGTCGGTTAGCCATTTTCAAGAGGAAAACACCTCCTTCCCTCATTTCCTTTGCATGGAGGCTTCCTGAGAGCAGGCTCTGTCTCCCTCAGATTGGGGTTTCCTGAAGATGGAATGTGTTTCCCTCAGACTGTGGTTCCCTGTCTGGGCCTCTCAGAATCCTCAGTGCTGCAGACTCTGGAGTGAAGCTGTCCTTCAGAGTCCCAGCCCCCACGGAAGGGCCAGCCACTTTGTGAACCCCACCAGCTACTGTCCTGTGTCGCCTGTCTTTTTACTTCACTTGTAGGTAGAGCCTGTCCATTCCCAGAAGGCCGCGCAAGGCCAGGCTGCTCACTTTTCTACTGGGCTTTTTTTCAAGCCAGGCTtggctggaggaggaggaaaggccgTTCTAGTAGCCTCCCGGCTAAAGGTGGAGAGAAAGGATAGATAGAGCTCCCAAAGGTGATGTGTAATGATTATAAACAGGCAAAAGGTAAGCCCACAGAGTTGGTGACAAAGTCAGATTCAGGCCCTTAAACCACAGGGAGTGTGTGGACACTCTGGAAGGTAGCTaacttggaagaaagaaagaaagaaaagagagagagagagagagagagagagagagagagagagagagagagagagagagaagaagaagaagagaagagaagaaaagaaaagaaaaaagaaaagaagagaaaagaaaagaaagagcggGAATCTCAGCCGGCGCCTGCTTGCGTCTGCTGGAAGGATAACACCAGGTTAGAAGTCAGTCCTGGCTGCGCCCCAGAGACTCCAGGACCAGTTGGAACAACAGATCAAAGGAGATGAAGGGAGATTACTACACAAAAGAGATACGAATGGAAAGTCTCTGGCCAGAGTGGGACCTCAGTGGGGCGGGCCCTGGAGGTGGACCCAGGAAGTGGTAGAGAGAAAGCCAGAGCCCTGGATTTGAGCATGGGCGGGAGGGATAGGGCGAGCTTGTCACATTCAGGAAAGACAAAGAACAATTGTCTGGGTGGCaggatagctcagcaggtaaaggtgcttgtggcCAAGTCTGACAAGCTGCATTTCATCTTTTGTAGCCACAGGATAAAAAGAGCGAAGCGACTCCTGtcagttgtcctttgacctctacaagCTCACTGTAGAGTGCGTCCCAACCCCTGCtctaatacaaatatataaatgttgaaaaaaaaataggagtgGACAGGAAACAGATACCGGGTGGAGAGGGCAAAATTCAGGAACTGAAGAGGGATGCTGGGACAGGTCCGGCTGAAGCAACCCGCAGGCCCTCAAACGACTGACCCTCAGTTGAGTAGAAAAAGGACTGAGAGCTTGCTAAGTGGTGGCTCACCTGCCAAGGTAGACACCGAAGAGGGGCTCGGAGAGAGCGCCCTCCCCCAACATGCCCTgcaaggcggtggtggcgccCCCTGCAGACAGGCCGGGGTAGGCCAGGCCCATGATGCCGTCAAATTGTGCGTAGACAA
The Apodemus sylvaticus chromosome 9, mApoSyl1.1, whole genome shotgun sequence DNA segment above includes these coding regions:
- the Pgc gene encoding gastricsin, whose translation is MRWMVVALLCLPLLEASLLRVPLKKMKSIRQTMKERGVLNDFLKTHKYDPGQKYHLGNFGDYSVLYEPMAYMDASYFGEISIGTPPQNFLVLFDTGSSNLWVSSVYCQSEACTTHTRFNPSKSSTYYTEGQTFSLQYGTGSLTGFFGYDTLTVQSIKVPNQEFGLSENEPGTNFVYAQFDGIMGLAYPGLSAGGATTALQGMLGEGALSEPLFGVYLGSQQGSDGGQIVFGGVDKNLYTGDLTWIPVTQELYWQITIDDFLVGDQASGWCSSSGCQGIVDTGTSLLVMPAEYLSEVLQTIGAQEGEYGQYVVSCDSVSSLPTFSFVLNGVQFPLSPSSYIIQEDGFCMVGLESLSVTSESGQPLWILGDVFLRSYYAVFDMGNNRVGLAPSV